A window of the Chloroflexus sp. Y-396-1 genome harbors these coding sequences:
- the galK gene encoding galactokinase: MYDVAKLYSAFEEYFGQPPTRIARAPGRVNLIGEHTDYNDGFVLPMALDRATYVAARPRPDRVVRVFSTKFREEDQFDLDQVVRDERRQWVNYIRGVVKGLQARDLPLQGADLMIDSDLPSGSGLSSSAALEVAVGYTFQLLNNINLLGEELALVAQGAEHTFVGVKCGIMDQLVAALGEAGHALLIDCRDLSYRPIPIPAQACVVVCDSGVRHRLAGSEYNQRRAGCEEAVRLLRPALGKIQALRDVRSTDLAMYGNLLPPDLLRLARHVVSENERTLTAADALAAGDLTKMGQLMVASHISLRDDYRVSIAELDTLVELALAAPGCFGSRMTGGGFGGSTVSLVAADAVDAFVTAMIDGYAIRTGRKLQPLICTAGSGVSCVYAHEE, translated from the coding sequence ATGTACGATGTTGCGAAGCTCTACAGTGCATTTGAAGAGTATTTCGGTCAACCACCGACCCGTATTGCCCGTGCACCTGGTCGTGTCAACCTGATCGGCGAACATACCGACTATAACGATGGGTTTGTGCTCCCGATGGCGCTCGATCGGGCTACCTACGTGGCTGCCCGACCACGACCGGATCGGGTAGTACGGGTCTTCAGTACGAAGTTTCGCGAAGAAGACCAATTTGACCTCGATCAGGTTGTGCGTGATGAGCGTCGGCAGTGGGTGAATTACATTCGCGGCGTTGTAAAGGGGTTGCAGGCACGTGATCTTCCTCTCCAGGGTGCCGATCTCATGATCGATAGTGATCTGCCGTCGGGGAGTGGTCTTTCATCGTCGGCAGCGTTGGAAGTGGCAGTCGGGTATACGTTTCAGCTTTTGAATAACATCAACCTGCTGGGCGAAGAGCTGGCGCTCGTTGCGCAAGGGGCTGAACATACGTTTGTCGGGGTCAAGTGTGGCATTATGGATCAATTGGTCGCCGCGCTGGGTGAAGCTGGTCATGCCCTGCTTATCGACTGTCGTGATCTGAGCTACCGTCCGATTCCAATACCGGCTCAGGCTTGTGTAGTCGTGTGTGACAGTGGTGTGCGGCACCGGCTGGCCGGATCGGAGTACAATCAGCGGCGCGCCGGCTGCGAGGAGGCTGTACGCTTGCTCAGACCGGCGCTAGGCAAGATTCAGGCCTTACGCGATGTGCGTTCAACTGATCTGGCGATGTATGGAAACCTGTTACCACCTGATCTCTTAAGATTGGCACGCCACGTGGTGAGCGAGAATGAGCGTACCCTGACCGCTGCCGATGCGCTTGCCGCTGGCGATCTGACCAAGATGGGCCAATTGATGGTCGCCTCCCACATCAGTCTTCGTGACGATTACCGGGTCAGTATCGCCGAGCTTGATACACTCGTCGAACTGGCGCTGGCTGCACCGGGTTGTTTTGGCAGCCGGATGACCGGCGGTGGCTTCGGTGGCAGCACTGTGTCGCTGGTTGCTGCCGATGCGGTAGACGCATTTGTTACTGCGATGATTGACGGCTATGCGATCCGTACCGGACGAAAACTACAACCGCTGATTTGCACCGCAGGTTCCGGAGTCTCGTGTGTCTATGCTCATGAGGAGTAA
- a CDS encoding transcriptional regulator, which produces MKPVPLRGWLLAVIVLAALLRLWAALTLPVDFDEPVYVGAALDYARLIRQGDWVGVIDYPGNRQHPALHKLIYAGGALLLGDAANQTTVLYAARLIAALLGTAAVALLAWTAGPLAAGLLACHTLTIKYTAQAYLEAWPLTLSIAAVSAWEYAARCESVCRRLWWYVGAVAWGLAMAAKMNYALVAAPAMVFMLVERGQWRRLPGLAGVATLTFVVANPTLWYHPLERLAAMAGFWITYTQGSEVQAANYPWYQPIVWLATAPAVDWHPEVFFGPGLDPWLTLLALIALPAAWRDPQRRYLVVWLVGGVLILLAWPTKWPQYTLTLVVPMVRLAAPVIMRFVTWLHDLNDYWGWSTLMALRPPRAALIMLSLLVGFITAVYATALIMVSVGSIGWHSIPASSGGLPLGAIYAIQPLRDGRVALGGEAGVTIWQAPVVSEDPPRWYHLPLGHVYALTETSAGLWVASDRGLALVRDNNDWEWQTPLLPLHAEVLIRTVAGGPDGTLWIGTNVGGAVRRNDGHWQPLPQAAQGGMVIAIAIDPKGAVWFGGIGVVSRYIPVSDTWQHFARDDGFAGAGVAAILVDQRGNVWAATLGNGLARWDGVHWEWLTTANRQLPAQTITTLLEAASGELWVGAARPLTTGGFLLRYDGQTWHNYLPRNSGFTGAEPLALAIDQSNVLWIGTRADGVLTYQLSPSQGSTFLPW; this is translated from the coding sequence GTGAAGCCAGTTCCATTGCGCGGCTGGTTGCTCGCTGTGATTGTACTGGCCGCGTTACTCAGATTATGGGCTGCACTGACACTACCGGTTGATTTTGATGAGCCGGTCTATGTTGGTGCAGCACTCGATTATGCGCGTCTGATCCGTCAGGGCGATTGGGTTGGCGTGATCGACTACCCCGGCAACCGGCAACATCCGGCGTTGCACAAGCTGATCTATGCCGGTGGTGCGCTGTTGCTCGGTGATGCGGCAAATCAAACGACGGTGCTTTATGCGGCCCGCCTGATTGCAGCTCTTCTCGGCACTGCTGCCGTGGCATTGCTGGCATGGACCGCTGGGCCGCTGGCTGCCGGCTTACTGGCCTGCCACACGTTGACGATTAAATATACTGCGCAGGCCTATTTGGAGGCCTGGCCGCTGACCCTTTCCATTGCTGCTGTGAGCGCCTGGGAATATGCTGCGCGGTGCGAATCCGTCTGCCGGCGGTTATGGTGGTACGTCGGCGCAGTAGCCTGGGGATTGGCAATGGCAGCCAAGATGAATTATGCGCTGGTCGCTGCACCTGCAATGGTATTCATGCTCGTTGAACGAGGCCAATGGCGTCGTTTGCCGGGTTTAGCCGGTGTCGCTACCCTAACGTTCGTGGTTGCCAATCCAACCCTTTGGTATCACCCGCTGGAACGGCTGGCAGCCATGGCTGGCTTCTGGATTACGTACACCCAGGGAAGCGAAGTGCAGGCGGCCAACTATCCGTGGTACCAACCAATTGTCTGGTTGGCAACGGCTCCGGCGGTTGACTGGCATCCAGAAGTCTTCTTTGGACCAGGCCTCGATCCGTGGCTGACACTCCTGGCCTTGATAGCGCTTCCTGCTGCATGGCGCGATCCCCAACGCCGGTATCTGGTTGTCTGGCTGGTAGGTGGCGTGCTCATATTGCTTGCCTGGCCGACGAAGTGGCCGCAGTACACGTTGACCCTGGTGGTGCCAATGGTCAGGCTGGCAGCGCCGGTTATTATGCGCTTCGTCACATGGCTGCACGATCTCAACGATTATTGGGGTTGGAGTACGCTGATGGCGCTTCGTCCACCACGTGCGGCATTGATTATGCTAAGTCTGCTCGTCGGTTTTATTACCGCTGTCTACGCTACTGCCCTGATCATGGTCTCCGTCGGCAGCATTGGCTGGCACTCAATCCCGGCGAGTAGTGGCGGTTTACCGTTAGGCGCCATCTATGCTATTCAGCCGTTGCGTGATGGTCGGGTTGCCCTAGGGGGCGAAGCCGGGGTGACGATCTGGCAGGCGCCGGTTGTTAGTGAAGACCCACCGCGCTGGTATCATCTCCCGCTCGGCCACGTCTATGCGCTAACCGAAACCTCCGCCGGTTTGTGGGTTGCAAGTGATCGCGGGCTGGCACTGGTACGCGATAACAATGACTGGGAATGGCAGACCCCACTCTTACCACTGCATGCCGAGGTGTTGATACGTACCGTTGCTGGCGGGCCAGATGGGACGCTCTGGATCGGAACGAATGTCGGTGGGGCTGTACGGCGGAACGATGGGCACTGGCAGCCGTTGCCGCAGGCCGCTCAGGGTGGAATGGTTATCGCCATTGCTATTGATCCGAAGGGTGCAGTCTGGTTTGGCGGCATCGGTGTTGTGAGCCGCTACATACCGGTCAGCGACACCTGGCAACATTTTGCGCGGGATGATGGCTTTGCCGGTGCTGGTGTCGCAGCAATTCTGGTCGATCAGCGTGGGAACGTGTGGGCAGCAACCCTGGGCAACGGTCTGGCCCGTTGGGACGGTGTACACTGGGAATGGCTCACCACTGCCAATCGGCAGTTACCGGCGCAGACCATCACCACCTTACTTGAGGCGGCCTCCGGTGAGCTATGGGTCGGCGCTGCTCGCCCGCTAACGACCGGAGGTTTTTTGCTGCGCTACGACGGACAAACGTGGCATAACTATCTGCCGCGCAATTCTGGGTTTACCGGCGCCGAACCGCTAGCGCTGGCGATTGATCAATCTAACGTTCTGTGGATTGGAACACGGGCCGATGGTGTGCTAACCTACCAGTTGAGTCCATCGCAAGGAAGTACATTCCTGCCGTGGTGA
- a CDS encoding alpha/beta hydrolase has protein sequence MPLYRHHHVESRYVVSRPIDVWVPAGMEDQPLPVIYMHDGQNLFDPALRADGEVWAVDQAIEQLRVMHDWPGALVVGIWCTDQRWREYAPQQPFAALRTTRGWEQIVERMGGEPVSDSYLAFLVEEVKPFIDTHYRTLPDAANTFLMGSSMGGLISLYGVCRYPDLFAGAGCLSTHWPAGGNILVDELAALLPPPGRHRFYFDYGTVGLDAEYEPFQQRMDQHLIRAGYRFGHDWLTRKFPGAAHNEAAWRARVADVIAFLVMGHVAGG, from the coding sequence ATGCCACTGTATCGCCATCATCACGTTGAGAGTCGTTATGTCGTATCACGGCCAATCGATGTCTGGGTACCGGCAGGAATGGAAGATCAACCGTTGCCGGTCATTTATATGCACGACGGGCAAAACCTGTTCGATCCTGCGTTGCGCGCCGATGGTGAGGTGTGGGCAGTTGATCAGGCTATCGAGCAGTTACGAGTTATGCATGACTGGCCAGGAGCACTTGTTGTCGGCATTTGGTGCACCGACCAGCGTTGGCGCGAATATGCACCGCAGCAACCCTTTGCTGCGCTGCGGACAACGCGAGGGTGGGAACAGATTGTAGAGCGGATGGGAGGTGAGCCGGTCTCCGATTCCTACCTGGCTTTTCTGGTAGAAGAGGTAAAGCCGTTTATCGACACGCACTACCGAACGCTGCCCGATGCCGCAAACACCTTTTTGATGGGATCAAGCATGGGTGGTTTGATCTCGCTATACGGTGTTTGTCGCTATCCTGACCTGTTTGCCGGTGCCGGATGCCTCTCAACCCACTGGCCGGCTGGCGGCAACATCCTGGTCGATGAGCTGGCAGCACTCTTACCACCACCGGGGCGGCATCGCTTCTACTTTGATTATGGCACAGTTGGTTTGGACGCCGAATATGAACCATTTCAGCAGCGAATGGATCAACATTTGATACGGGCCGGTTACCGCTTCGGACACGACTGGCTGACCCGTAAGTTTCCCGGTGCTGCCCACAATGAAGCGGCCTGGCGGGCACGGGTGGCCGATGTCATCGCGTTTCTGGTCATGGGTCACGTTGCCGGTGGCTAG
- a CDS encoding WD40 repeat domain-containing protein: MRRLFWLLGVFGLGLVLISVLVGGAMFWFRGETQPIAVWEVGDIRSATFLSTDRLVVAGSEQTTIRRFPDNQVLKIIPAGGYLAVHPNRTLIALARQGQVTLYDLEHDEQIATLDCWPSDRSIYPMSLSFSPDGSLLAVSEAHHSRGPKVQLWHVESRLLVDTIRIDDAEASVIQTVAFSPDGAYLVAGTGPRGVWLIDVAQRRVEREVQPYPTGSIAFSPDGSRLMLGGKTIRAYDTSTWNLVYELTFPDPVRDRPAPEEFFLSSMHVAVSPNGRWLATPDRLPPSDSFSWFEPGPPRQTIAIRRLTDGQRRHILSGSPIRLHQLHFSPDGQWLIDVGLSTIRAWRVAD, from the coding sequence ATGCGACGACTATTCTGGTTGTTGGGTGTCTTTGGGCTGGGGCTGGTGCTCATAAGTGTTCTGGTTGGGGGAGCGATGTTCTGGTTCAGAGGTGAAACACAACCGATAGCCGTGTGGGAGGTTGGCGACATCCGTTCAGCCACTTTCTTAAGCACTGATCGGCTCGTGGTTGCCGGCAGTGAGCAGACAACGATCCGGCGTTTTCCCGACAACCAGGTGCTCAAGATCATTCCGGCGGGTGGGTATCTTGCCGTTCATCCTAATCGCACGTTGATCGCGCTTGCTCGGCAGGGGCAGGTTACACTCTACGATCTTGAGCATGATGAGCAGATCGCCACCCTGGATTGCTGGCCGTCGGATCGTTCCATCTACCCGATGAGTCTGTCCTTTTCGCCAGACGGATCGCTCCTTGCGGTAAGTGAGGCGCACCACAGTCGCGGGCCGAAAGTGCAGCTCTGGCATGTCGAGTCCCGACTTCTCGTCGATACAATCCGGATCGATGACGCCGAGGCGAGCGTGATCCAGACAGTAGCCTTTAGTCCTGATGGTGCGTATCTGGTTGCCGGCACCGGTCCGCGTGGCGTTTGGTTGATCGATGTCGCTCAGCGCAGGGTCGAGCGGGAAGTTCAGCCTTATCCAACCGGTAGCATTGCTTTTTCACCAGATGGTTCACGCCTGATGTTAGGCGGGAAGACGATCCGCGCTTACGATACCTCAACCTGGAATCTCGTATACGAGCTTACATTTCCCGACCCAGTCCGCGATCGTCCCGCACCAGAAGAGTTCTTCCTTTCCAGCATGCACGTAGCTGTTAGTCCTAATGGGCGCTGGCTGGCGACCCCCGATCGTTTGCCGCCGTCCGATAGCTTCTCGTGGTTCGAGCCAGGCCCCCCGCGACAGACCATTGCTATACGTCGGTTGACAGATGGCCAGCGGCGACACATTCTGAGTGGCAGCCCTATCCGTCTGCACCAGCTTCACTTTAGTCCTGATGGTCAATGGTTGATCGATGTCGGGTTAAGCACCATCAGAGCATGGCGGGTAGCGGATTAG
- a CDS encoding sugar ABC transporter permease, whose protein sequence is MIRKPSRPVLILQYTILVLGALFALYPLWFAFLASGRTGDRLYTLNLLGMFIPTEWTFENYRAMIFDRPLLTWLRNSIYVAGVTTVASLVITTSAAFAFSRFKFYGREFALILLLAIQTFPGVLSLVAVAQLLTALGLYGKHEGLILAYTTGTLVFSTWNMKGYFDTIPIELEEAAMIDGCGPIQSFILIALPLARPALAVTALLGFLAGWGDFIFASVLVPAPDSMKLVVPGLFSLANSQSVPWGNFAAGGLLIILPTIIVFLSLQRFLVSGLTVGGVKG, encoded by the coding sequence ATGATCCGTAAACCTTCACGACCGGTACTGATCTTGCAGTATACTATTCTCGTGCTAGGTGCGCTGTTCGCTCTCTATCCGTTATGGTTTGCCTTCCTTGCGTCAGGGCGCACCGGTGATCGACTGTATACCCTCAACCTGCTCGGGATGTTTATTCCAACCGAATGGACGTTTGAGAACTACCGGGCGATGATTTTTGACCGGCCACTCCTGACGTGGTTACGGAATAGCATCTATGTAGCCGGGGTGACGACAGTGGCCTCACTGGTGATTACCACTTCGGCAGCATTTGCTTTTTCCCGGTTTAAGTTTTACGGGCGTGAGTTTGCACTGATCTTACTCCTGGCAATTCAGACGTTCCCCGGCGTGTTGAGCCTGGTGGCGGTTGCGCAGTTGCTGACAGCGTTGGGACTGTACGGCAAACACGAAGGGTTGATCCTGGCCTACACGACCGGAACGCTGGTCTTTAGTACCTGGAATATGAAAGGCTACTTCGATACCATTCCGATTGAGCTGGAAGAAGCGGCAATGATCGATGGTTGTGGCCCAATTCAATCGTTTATCTTAATTGCCTTGCCACTGGCGCGACCGGCATTGGCAGTCACTGCACTGCTCGGTTTTCTGGCCGGTTGGGGAGATTTCATTTTTGCCTCAGTGTTAGTGCCGGCGCCAGATAGTATGAAGCTGGTTGTCCCCGGTTTGTTCAGTCTCGCTAACAGCCAGAGCGTTCCGTGGGGGAATTTCGCCGCCGGTGGCTTGCTGATCATTCTACCGACCATTATTGTTTTCCTGTCGCTCCAGCGTTTCCTGGTATCGGGACTAACGGTTGGCGGCGTAAAGGGATAA
- a CDS encoding alpha/beta fold hydrolase produces MLGRFLTPLSAASVPLIYGLSHRALLRLGATSHERRLAGIRAHYYAMPARGSGDLPVLLLHGIADRAQTWAFVMPHLTEIGPVYALDLAGFGLSGFPPGQRYATITQQVAFVQAMIRDVIGKPTLLVGNSMGGWIAIRVALDSPELVAGLVLLAPGGAILRGRESWEPFLQTVSLADSRTVRAALRQMYGRPPLPLYLAGHGLRSIFQRDPVTQFIATLDERDMLYPEDVRAVSVPTALIWGEADQFLPPESRDFFCSNLPNAQVLLLPGCGHMPQQQRPRQVAAFIRRFAQGLRRQAQTGHTHA; encoded by the coding sequence ATGCTAGGCCGCTTCCTCACGCCATTATCGGCTGCTTCAGTGCCGCTGATCTACGGTTTGAGTCATCGGGCATTGTTGCGTCTAGGGGCTACCAGCCACGAGCGACGGTTGGCCGGGATACGTGCTCATTATTACGCCATGCCGGCTCGCGGCAGTGGTGATCTGCCGGTGTTGTTGTTGCACGGAATTGCCGACCGCGCCCAGACTTGGGCGTTTGTGATGCCGCATCTGACGGAGATCGGGCCGGTGTACGCCCTCGATCTGGCCGGTTTCGGTTTAAGTGGCTTTCCGCCGGGTCAGCGTTACGCCACTATCACGCAGCAGGTGGCATTCGTGCAAGCGATGATCCGCGATGTGATCGGCAAACCAACGTTGCTGGTCGGCAATTCGATGGGTGGCTGGATAGCGATTCGAGTTGCGCTTGACTCGCCAGAGTTGGTGGCCGGTCTGGTTCTGCTCGCGCCGGGAGGTGCTATTTTGCGCGGACGCGAGTCTTGGGAACCATTCCTGCAAACGGTCAGCCTGGCCGATAGTCGCACCGTGCGCGCTGCGCTGCGTCAGATGTATGGCCGACCGCCCCTCCCGCTCTACCTAGCCGGACATGGGCTACGTTCAATCTTCCAGCGCGATCCGGTCACCCAATTTATCGCTACACTCGACGAACGGGATATGCTCTACCCAGAGGATGTGCGGGCGGTCTCGGTGCCGACGGCCCTGATTTGGGGCGAAGCCGATCAATTTTTACCTCCAGAATCACGTGATTTCTTCTGTAGCAATCTGCCCAATGCGCAGGTGCTACTCTTACCCGGCTGTGGTCATATGCCGCAGCAACAGCGTCCACGCCAGGTTGCCGCGTTTATCCGGCGTTTTGCGCAGGGCTTAAGAAGACAAGCGCAAACTGGTCACACACATGCATGA
- a CDS encoding carbohydrate ABC transporter permease encodes MVSWSKRRKILTVLLFTGPTIIGILLFNIYPILLSVYTSFTNRNRFRPNPDCEIFLTGILDPLCWPQFRTSAPVGLGQPYRLQDPIFANYANLIGNLFTPEVLGAVAAIFLCFVPLIAASFINRRLSQMLEPPVAPSVVWLGALVLGFILAAVINVANAYETLMRSGDFVVVVFRTLLFVIARVPFSFVLGLTFALILNSDYLPGRTLFRVLLFVPWAASSLAILMALIWQFFFREQGTINQVLALFGINGPSWLRDPVSAFAIVVLVDTWFSYPFFMIVILGALQAVPRDVYEAAELDGASWWQQLTRITLPLIRPAVLPATVLTSITAFQMFGTVWAITQGGPINEVGRPGATEFVIVYAYKQIFQTQNYGNATAFAVILFIFLFSATLYSLRLTRITKGAYES; translated from the coding sequence ATGGTGTCGTGGTCGAAACGCCGCAAAATCCTTACCGTCCTCCTCTTCACCGGTCCAACGATTATTGGTATTTTGCTGTTCAACATCTATCCCATTTTATTGAGTGTTTATACCTCGTTTACCAATCGTAATCGTTTTCGCCCTAATCCTGATTGTGAGATATTCCTTACCGGTATCCTCGATCCCCTGTGTTGGCCGCAGTTTCGTACCAGTGCACCGGTTGGATTAGGACAACCGTACCGGCTACAAGACCCAATCTTCGCAAACTATGCGAATCTGATCGGCAATCTCTTTACGCCGGAAGTGTTGGGGGCGGTGGCAGCTATCTTCCTCTGTTTTGTGCCGCTGATTGCCGCATCCTTTATCAATCGTCGCTTGAGCCAGATGCTGGAACCGCCAGTCGCTCCGTCGGTGGTCTGGCTTGGCGCATTGGTGCTGGGATTTATTCTGGCAGCCGTGATCAATGTTGCCAATGCGTATGAGACGCTGATGCGCAGCGGCGATTTCGTGGTAGTGGTCTTCCGGACTCTGCTCTTTGTAATTGCCCGTGTGCCCTTCAGTTTTGTGCTGGGACTTACCTTTGCGCTCATCTTAAATAGTGATTATCTGCCTGGGCGTACCTTGTTTCGGGTGCTGCTTTTCGTACCCTGGGCTGCTTCGTCGCTGGCGATTTTGATGGCGTTGATCTGGCAATTCTTCTTCCGCGAACAGGGAACGATCAATCAGGTGCTTGCTCTCTTCGGCATCAATGGCCCGTCGTGGCTGCGTGATCCGGTGAGTGCATTTGCGATTGTAGTCTTGGTTGATACCTGGTTTTCGTATCCGTTCTTTATGATTGTCATCCTGGGTGCGCTTCAGGCAGTCCCCCGCGATGTATATGAAGCGGCTGAACTCGACGGTGCGTCGTGGTGGCAGCAGCTCACCCGTATTACGTTACCATTGATTCGGCCGGCGGTGCTGCCCGCAACGGTGTTGACGTCGATTACGGCCTTTCAGATGTTTGGTACAGTATGGGCGATTACCCAAGGTGGCCCGATCAATGAGGTTGGTCGCCCCGGTGCCACTGAGTTTGTGATCGTGTATGCATACAAGCAGATCTTCCAGACCCAAAACTATGGGAACGCGACGGCTTTTGCGGTGATCCTGTTCATTTTCCTCTTCTCAGCGACGCTTTACAGTCTCCGCCTGACGCGCATCACGAAAGGGGCCTACGAGTCATGA